The following coding sequences lie in one Peribacillus frigoritolerans genomic window:
- the accC gene encoding acetyl-CoA carboxylase biotin carboxylase subunit — protein MFKKVLIANRGEIAVRVIRACKEMGISTVAVYSEADREALHVRLADEAYCIGPHLSSKSYLNMTNLLMVAQVSHADAIHPGYGFLAESAEFANICIENDIIFIGPSPEAISKMGAKAVARETMEAAGVPIVPGTDGIIEDIEEAEFIARSIGYPVIVKATAGGGGKGMRVAECEEELKKAISMAQQEAATAFGNAGVYLEKYIEEPRHIEIQIMGDSFGNVVHLGERDCSIQRRHQKLIEEAPSPALDEELRTKMGEAALKAAKAVQYSGAGTIEFLLDKHKNFYFMEMNTRIQVEHPVTELITGVDLIKEQLLVASGHRLSVKQEDIHINGWAIECRINAENPDKNFMPSPGKIRLYLPPGGFGIRVDSAVYPEYTISPFYDSMIAKLIVHGKNREEAIARMKRALSEFVIEGIDTTIAFHLRLLEHRDFKAGNFNTKFLEMNDLTASTK, from the coding sequence ATGTTTAAAAAGGTTCTTATTGCTAATCGAGGAGAAATTGCTGTCCGTGTCATTAGGGCGTGTAAGGAAATGGGGATATCAACAGTCGCTGTATATTCTGAAGCAGACCGTGAAGCTCTGCATGTACGTCTAGCAGATGAAGCTTATTGCATTGGACCACATCTATCATCCAAGAGCTACTTGAATATGACAAATTTGTTAATGGTTGCTCAAGTATCACATGCAGATGCTATCCATCCTGGCTATGGATTTTTAGCAGAAAGTGCGGAGTTTGCTAATATATGTATTGAAAACGATATCATTTTTATTGGTCCATCACCTGAGGCAATCAGTAAGATGGGGGCGAAAGCGGTAGCGAGGGAAACGATGGAAGCCGCTGGCGTACCAATTGTTCCAGGTACGGATGGGATTATTGAAGACATTGAGGAAGCTGAGTTTATAGCAAGAAGTATCGGGTATCCCGTTATTGTTAAAGCCACTGCTGGTGGTGGTGGAAAAGGGATGCGGGTTGCTGAATGCGAGGAAGAGTTAAAAAAAGCAATTTCAATGGCGCAGCAAGAAGCAGCTACAGCTTTTGGTAATGCAGGTGTTTATTTAGAAAAGTACATTGAAGAGCCTCGACATATTGAAATCCAAATTATGGGTGATTCCTTTGGTAATGTCGTGCACTTAGGGGAACGTGATTGCTCAATCCAGAGACGCCATCAAAAGCTAATTGAAGAAGCGCCATCCCCTGCACTTGATGAAGAACTAAGGACGAAAATGGGTGAGGCGGCATTAAAAGCCGCGAAGGCCGTACAATATTCAGGTGCAGGGACGATTGAATTTTTACTAGATAAACATAAAAACTTTTACTTTATGGAAATGAATACCCGTATTCAAGTTGAACACCCAGTTACAGAACTTATAACAGGAGTAGACCTAATCAAAGAACAATTACTAGTTGCCTCAGGTCATAGGCTATCTGTCAAACAAGAAGATATTCATATCAATGGTTGGGCCATCGAATGCCGGATTAATGCAGAAAATCCTGATAAAAACTTTATGCCATCCCCTGGGAAAATTCGATTATACCTACCTCCAGGTGGATTTGGAATCCGAGTCGATAGCGCAGTTTATCCAGAATATACGATCTCACCATTTTATGATTCGATGATTGCCAAATTAATCGTACATGGAAAGAATCGGGAAGAAGCAATTGCAAGGATGAAGCGAGCCTTAAGCGAGTTCGTCATTGAAGGAATTGATACAACAATCGCTTTCCACCTTCGCTTATTAGAACATCGGGATTTTAAAGCTGGTAATTTTAACACGAAATTTTTAGAGATGAATGATTTAACGGCTTCCACTAAGTAA
- the accB gene encoding acetyl-CoA carboxylase biotin carboxyl carrier protein has protein sequence MFKMNDIKELIRAVDRSSIGELTIKGENEQQISISKQMNVGQVALIDETQVPATIPVAPVKVEAAPIQKQEGIQTSSTEETSVHKITSPMVGTFYAAPSPDSDVYVRVGDQIKEDTVLCIVEAMKLMNELEAEVSGEIVEIFVESGQVVEYGQPLFLVKTA, from the coding sequence ATGTTTAAAATGAATGACATTAAAGAATTAATTCGGGCAGTGGACCGTTCTTCAATTGGAGAATTAACGATTAAAGGTGAAAATGAGCAGCAAATATCGATTAGTAAACAAATGAATGTCGGACAAGTAGCGCTTATCGATGAAACACAAGTCCCAGCGACTATTCCTGTCGCACCTGTGAAAGTGGAAGCCGCCCCCATTCAAAAACAGGAAGGAATACAAACATCATCGACTGAGGAAACATCGGTTCATAAAATTACTTCCCCAATGGTGGGAACATTTTATGCGGCTCCATCACCTGATTCTGATGTCTATGTAAGAGTGGGAGATCAAATAAAGGAAGACACAGTGCTATGTATTGTGGAAGCCATGAAGCTTATGAATGAGCTGGAAGCGGAAGTTAGTGGTGAAATTGTTGAAATCTTTGTGGAAAGCGGTCAGGTTGTTGAATATGGTCAGCCCTTGTTCCTCGTAAAAACAGCATAA
- a CDS encoding acyl-CoA carboxylase subunit beta codes for MDMFDKIEIMEERREKVKLGGGYTRIDAQHERGKLTARERIEILVDEGTFVEINPFIENRGLEYGSSEAPGEGVVTGYGKVGGCLIFLFAQDFTVFGGALGEMHATKITKIMDLAAENGAPIVGLNDSGGARIQEGVLSLDGYGHIFYRNSIYSGVIPQISVIMGPCAGGAVYSPAITDFVFMVEKTSQMFITGPKVIESVTGAKINSEDLGGASVHSTISGNAHFTGPTEEDVLNQVRRLIGYLPSNYEEKPPYKEPVNNIPLDERIDELLDVVPIDGTKVYDVRKVIHLIVDDQNFMEVQPKFAKNIVVGFGRINGDTVGIIANNPKMMAGGLDIDSSDKCARFIRFCDCFKIPLITFEDVSGFIPGIQQEHGGIIRHGAKILYAYSEAMVPKITVILRKAYGGAYVALNSKAIGADLVFAWPNAEIAVMGPAGAANIIFAKEISESIDPEAFRQEKINEYRERFANPYVASANGIVDDVIDPRDTRKSIASALEMLKNKKKALPKKRHGNIPL; via the coding sequence ATGGATATGTTCGATAAAATCGAGATCATGGAAGAGCGTCGGGAAAAAGTGAAGCTGGGGGGCGGTTATACACGGATTGATGCCCAGCATGAACGCGGGAAGCTTACTGCTAGAGAGCGTATCGAAATATTAGTGGATGAAGGAACATTTGTTGAAATAAACCCATTCATAGAAAATCGCGGCCTTGAATATGGATCAAGTGAGGCTCCTGGAGAAGGGGTTGTTACAGGATACGGTAAGGTTGGTGGGTGCCTCATTTTCCTTTTTGCTCAAGATTTTACTGTTTTCGGCGGAGCCCTTGGCGAAATGCATGCGACGAAGATTACCAAAATCATGGACTTAGCAGCGGAGAATGGAGCACCTATAGTCGGGTTAAATGACTCAGGTGGAGCACGAATTCAAGAAGGTGTTTTATCACTAGACGGATATGGACACATTTTCTATCGAAACTCCATTTATTCAGGCGTAATCCCACAAATATCCGTGATTATGGGACCCTGTGCCGGGGGGGCTGTTTATTCTCCTGCGATTACAGATTTCGTTTTCATGGTAGAAAAAACAAGTCAAATGTTTATTACAGGTCCAAAGGTAATTGAGTCGGTAACGGGAGCAAAAATTAATAGTGAAGATCTAGGTGGCGCGTCCGTTCATTCCACAATTAGTGGAAATGCCCATTTTACTGGACCAACAGAAGAAGATGTATTAAACCAAGTCAGGAGATTAATTGGTTACTTGCCATCAAACTATGAAGAAAAGCCACCTTACAAAGAGCCAGTAAATAATATTCCTTTAGATGAAAGAATCGATGAACTACTTGATGTTGTCCCGATTGATGGAACGAAGGTTTATGACGTTCGTAAGGTGATTCATTTAATTGTCGATGATCAAAATTTCATGGAAGTTCAGCCGAAATTCGCTAAAAACATTGTCGTTGGCTTTGGCCGTATAAACGGCGATACAGTCGGTATTATCGCAAATAATCCGAAGATGATGGCTGGTGGCCTTGATATTGATTCATCTGACAAATGTGCTCGCTTTATCCGATTCTGTGATTGCTTTAAGATTCCGTTAATTACATTTGAAGACGTGAGTGGGTTTATCCCAGGAATTCAACAAGAGCATGGCGGGATAATCCGGCATGGAGCGAAAATTTTATATGCCTATTCGGAAGCTATGGTTCCCAAAATTACCGTGATTCTTCGAAAAGCATATGGTGGGGCTTACGTTGCCTTAAACAGTAAAGCAATCGGGGCAGACTTAGTATTTGCTTGGCCTAATGCAGAAATTGCGGTTATGGGACCAGCTGGAGCGGCCAATATCATTTTTGCAAAAGAGATTAGTGAAAGTATAGATCCGGAGGCCTTTAGGCAAGAAAAAATCAATGAATATCGCGAACGGTTTGCCAATCCTTACGTCGCATCAGCTAATGGCATTGTTGATGATGTAATTGACCCGAGGGATACGAGAAAAAGTATCGCTAGTGCATTGGAAATGCTAAAAAACAAGAAGAAAGCACTACCTAAGAAAAGGCATGGAAATATCCCTTTATAA
- a CDS encoding methylmalonyl-CoA mutase family protein: protein MDQFSEFEIPSYEQWRDLAEKSLKGASFEKRLITETYEGILLQPMYRKEDAANLPFLQSLPDMAPFTRGTKTLINGWEINQEINVGIPTSFNKVARHDLSKGQTSLNIVLDTPTKRGINPSEATSEVGKAGLSISGVTDIADALKDIDFGNVPIHVGAGANSLPILALIIAHLEQSGRQVEELHGCIGMDPVAELVANGTLAYELKDCYTLMADITKWANENTPHLQTVIIHGNVYHDGGSSAVEELAFSLSTGVEYLQALTSQGIDINKAASSIRFSFSIGSAYFMEIAKLRAARTLWARIVETFGGNEEAQKMTMHARTSAWTKTVFDPYVNMLRATTEAFSAAVGGADSIHVSCFDEAIQKSTAFSRRIARNASIILKEEAHIARTIDPAGGSWYVEVLTNEVAKKAWALFQETERKGGIIQTLIKEFPQNVVQQTASKRVRNIAHRKDIFVGTNLYVNLAEKEVDWIALNETLLINDHIKKVVGRAHISVGSLSVSSNKTETAIQAAKQGASLGEIAKATGRKSEAAVCVKAIKPTRGALQFEELRQSIDEMAEKTGNRPIVFLANLGPISDHKVRADFATGFFEVGGFEVIQNNGFGSIKEAAEAIVASMADYVIICGKDEDYQQAAIPLAMSIKKTDAQITVLLAGKPSEVDEVRFKEAGITEFVHVGSNCYDILSQLLQEKGVPVS, encoded by the coding sequence GTGGACCAATTTTCAGAATTTGAGATCCCAAGTTATGAACAGTGGCGTGACCTAGCAGAAAAATCTTTAAAAGGAGCTTCTTTTGAAAAAAGACTCATTACAGAAACATATGAAGGAATTTTACTTCAGCCGATGTATCGAAAGGAGGATGCCGCCAATCTTCCTTTCCTGCAGTCTTTGCCAGATATGGCTCCTTTTACTCGCGGCACTAAAACGCTTATAAATGGATGGGAAATCAATCAGGAAATCAATGTTGGAATACCTACTTCTTTTAATAAAGTAGCACGGCATGACCTTAGCAAGGGGCAAACCTCATTAAATATAGTCCTTGATACACCAACGAAACGTGGGATAAATCCGAGTGAAGCTACTTCAGAAGTAGGGAAAGCAGGACTATCGATTTCAGGGGTAACCGATATAGCCGATGCACTAAAAGATATTGACTTTGGAAATGTTCCTATTCACGTAGGTGCTGGGGCAAATTCATTGCCAATCCTTGCTTTGATTATCGCTCATCTAGAACAGTCCGGACGACAAGTGGAGGAATTACATGGGTGTATAGGAATGGATCCAGTCGCGGAACTGGTAGCAAATGGAACATTGGCTTACGAGTTGAAAGATTGTTATACATTGATGGCCGACATAACAAAATGGGCAAATGAGAATACCCCCCATTTACAAACAGTTATAATTCATGGAAATGTCTATCATGACGGTGGAAGCAGTGCGGTTGAAGAATTAGCTTTTTCATTATCAACAGGTGTCGAATATTTACAAGCACTAACTTCCCAAGGAATTGATATAAATAAAGCCGCCAGCAGTATCCGTTTTTCGTTCTCAATCGGTTCCGCTTATTTTATGGAAATTGCCAAACTTCGGGCCGCAAGAACTCTTTGGGCCAGAATTGTAGAAACGTTTGGTGGGAATGAAGAAGCCCAGAAGATGACGATGCATGCAAGAACATCTGCATGGACAAAAACTGTTTTTGATCCCTATGTGAATATGCTGCGTGCTACAACAGAAGCATTTTCTGCAGCAGTCGGTGGAGCTGACAGCATTCATGTTAGTTGCTTTGATGAAGCGATTCAAAAGTCCACCGCTTTTTCACGACGAATTGCACGGAATGCCTCCATTATTTTAAAAGAAGAAGCTCATATTGCGAGGACAATCGATCCAGCCGGTGGCTCTTGGTACGTAGAAGTACTGACAAATGAGGTTGCCAAAAAGGCATGGGCACTTTTCCAGGAAACAGAGAGAAAAGGTGGGATTATACAGACATTAATAAAAGAATTCCCACAAAATGTGGTTCAACAAACAGCTTCAAAGCGAGTGAGGAACATCGCTCACCGAAAAGATATTTTCGTTGGAACCAATTTGTATGTGAATTTGGCAGAAAAAGAGGTAGATTGGATAGCGTTAAATGAAACGCTTCTAATTAATGATCATATTAAAAAAGTAGTAGGCCGAGCACATATATCGGTAGGAAGTTTATCCGTAAGCTCAAATAAAACAGAGACCGCAATCCAAGCAGCAAAACAAGGTGCATCATTAGGTGAAATAGCCAAAGCAACAGGTAGGAAGTCAGAAGCTGCGGTTTGTGTTAAAGCAATCAAGCCAACCAGAGGTGCACTTCAGTTTGAAGAACTTCGTCAATCCATTGATGAAATGGCAGAGAAAACTGGAAATCGACCAATTGTATTTCTAGCAAACTTAGGACCTATTTCAGATCATAAAGTGCGAGCAGATTTTGCTACAGGATTTTTTGAAGTAGGGGGTTTCGAAGTTATTCAAAACAATGGATTTGGTTCTATAAAAGAGGCAGCCGAGGCAATCGTTGCATCCATGGCAGATTATGTCATCATTTGTGGAAAAGATGAAGACTATCAACAAGCTGCCATTCCACTTGCAATGTCTATTAAAAAAACGGATGCACAAATAACCGTATTATTAGCAGGAAAGCCTAGCGAAGTAGATGAAGTCAGATTTAAAGAGGCTGGAATAACTGAATTTGTTCATGTTGGCTCCAATTGCTATGACATATTAAGTCAACTTCTACAGGAGAAAGGAGTTCCGGTTTCATGA
- a CDS encoding FAS1-like dehydratase domain-containing protein has product MKDILVHELEPYSVTVGKGKIKELMIAIGDDNPFFYSLGSAKDAGYDGTPVPLTFLQIIDYHGSYGFQEKMEVC; this is encoded by the coding sequence GTGAAAGATATACTTGTGCACGAGTTAGAGCCATACAGCGTGACAGTGGGAAAAGGAAAAATAAAAGAATTGATGATTGCAATAGGAGATGATAACCCATTTTTCTACAGCCTGGGGTCAGCTAAGGATGCCGGTTATGATGGTACTCCTGTTCCGCTCACTTTCTTGCAAATCATTGATTACCATGGCAGTTATGGCTTTCAAGAGAAAATGGAGGTTTGTTGA